In the Sarcophilus harrisii chromosome 3, mSarHar1.11, whole genome shotgun sequence genome, one interval contains:
- the LOC100915337 gene encoding olfactory receptor 688 has translation MIPVPSTLNSSHLQISEFILMGFPGIHRWQHWLSLPLVLLYLLALTANLLILMTIWHDLTLHKPMYKFLGILAVVDVGLATTIMPKILAIFWFNAKTISLPECFTQIYAIHWFMSMESGIFLCMAFDRYMAICHPLYYPSLVTDTFIFKAAISMIIRNGLLVMPVPVLAAMRHYCSRNEIEHCLCSNLGVISLACDDITVNRFYQLAVAWVVIGTDMALVFSSYILILRSVLRLKSAEAISKALSTCSSHLILILFFYTAIVVLSVTHLVGKKFPLISVLLNVLHNVIPPALNPMVYALRTQDLRLGFQKVLGQHGEMSRK, from the coding sequence ATGATTCCTGTCCCCAGTACCCTGAACAGCTCCCATCTGCAGATCTCTGAATTCATCCTAATGGGGTTCCCAGGCATCCACAGATGGCAGCACTGGCTTTCTCTCCCCCTGGTACTGCTCTACCTCTTAGCCCTCACTGCCAATCTCCTCATCCTGATGACTATATGGCATGATCTGACTTTGCACAAACCCATGTACAAGTTCTTGGGCATTCTTGCTGTAGTGGATGTAGGTCTGGCAACCACCATCATGCCCAAGATCTTGGCCATCTTCTGGTTCAATGCCAAGACCATCAGCCTTCCTGAGTGTTTTACTCAGATATATGCTATTCACTGGTTTATGAGCATGGAATCAGGCATTTTCCTCTGCATGGCTTTTGACAGGTATATGGCCATTTGCCATCCTCTTTACTATCCTTCTCTCGTCACAGATacctttattttcaaagctgCAATATCTATGATAATCAGAAATGGCCTGTTAGTCATGCCAGTGCCCGTGCTGGCTGCCATGCGACATTATTGCTCCAGAAATGAGATTGAACATTGCTTGTGCTCTAACTTGGGGGTTATCAGCCTGGCATGTGATGACATCACAGTAAACAGATTTTACCAGCTGGCCGTGGCTTGGGTGGTGATTGGAACTGATATGGCTCTGGTTTTTTCCTCCTATATCTTGATCCTACGCTCTGTGCTAAGGCTGAAATCTGCTGAAGCCATTTCAAAAGCCCTTAGTACATGCAGCTCCCACCTCATCCTCATCCTTTTCTTCTATACAGCTATCGTTGTGCTGTCTGTCACACACCTGGTAGGAAAGAAGTTTCCCCTAATCTCTGTGCTCCTCAATGTACTGCATAACGTCATCCCTCCAGCCCTCAACCCTATGGTGTATGCTCTCAGAACTCAGGATCTTAGGTTGGGTTTCCAGAAGGTACTTGGACAACATGGTGAAATGTCCAGAAAGTAA